The sequence TCTGTGCTTTGCACATTGGCATCTGAACGTTCATCCTCAATCACTACTTCCTGTAATACTTCCCCCTGTTTTAAAGAAATATTGATCCGCTGGTCCGAATTTAGAGCAACAGTTTGAACCTGATTTTCATACCCAATATAGGAAAACACCACTTCATAAGTGCCTTCAGGCAGGGTCATGGAGAAGAATCCATACACATTTGTGGCCGTTCCTACAATAACATCTGCTTTCACATAAACATTGGCTCCAATCAGGTCTTCACCCGTTGCTGCATCTTTAATGTAACCGCTTAATGTATATTTATTTTGAGCAAAAATCAGGATGGGGCCTATTAGCATCCACAGTAAAATAATTGTCTTTTTCATTTGTTAGTGTAATAACGTTGCAAAGTAAGAATGAGTTTACCGAATCACGAAATAATTTCGATGAAAGGAATATAAACACGTATGAACGGTAAATATTTTCAGCATTATTCATACAACGCCCGCAACGTCAAAAAGTTACATCTTGCCGGGCTTATAATTTTTCATGGTCGTATGGGCTACATTCAGCACATCACTAAGTGTAGAGGGCAATACCTTTTGTAAATTTACAGTAGTCCAACCCTGTAAACCCCATTTATTCGGGACAGGGAATATAACAGTATCATCAAAGGCACAAAAAACAGACTGGTCCACCTTGGTTAATTTAACATTAAGTGACAGGCCATCCGCAGCCATTGTGGCAAATATGCGTTTATTGGTTTTAAAAGCAGTACGGTCAAAATGTGGGGCGGAGGTCACATCCGCCAAGGCTAATATTATTTTTGAACATGCAGCAGCCGATACCATTATTTTTGTATGAAGTTTTTTTCAAGTAAAGAATAAACAGCTGAATCGAGGAACTTTCCTTCAAAATAATAATCTTCAACATAATAAGCTTCCCTAATAAATCCGTTTTTTTCAAGAATTTTTATAGAAGCATTATTTTCTGGATTCACTACCGCTTCAATAGAATGAATGTTTAATTGTTTAAATCCGAATTCCACCACTAATTGTATTGCTTCAAACATGATTCCTTTACCATGAAATTCAGGCAATAATAAATAACCGATTTCTGCGCGATAATGTTCTTTTTTGAATCTATAAAACCCTATGGTACCTATCATACGCATATCGTCGGCCAGACAAATTGCCCAGGTTATACCTTCGTTATAGGTTAAATTGTCCATTATTTTTTCAATCAACTCTACTGCATCGTGCACAGTTTTAGCAAGTGGTTTATCGATATAACGCATTACCACTTCACTTGAGCGTAATTCATATAACGCATTTGCATCTTTAATGGTGATTTGACGCAATATCAGCCGCTTACCGGTTAATATAGGGAATGGATTAAAATTAAGTTCTAGCATAAATTCAAATAGCCGTTAAAAATACGGATAATCGTTTCAAACGGGATTATTATTTTGTGAGATGAACTATTTGACTAAAAATTTTTGAGATTCGGTATAAACATCACCAACCAATTTAATTATATACATACCTGTAGCGAGAATATTTAAATTGTTAAAAAATACAGGAATCACTTTTCCATCGGTCATACTAATTTCCTGTGTATATAAAATTTGTCCGGCTATATCATAAATATATACATGCGCATCACCGGTTTCTTTTGCCGTTATAAAAATAGAAACAACATCAGCTGCCGGATTTGGCATTATCGAAATCATTTGATCTTCAGGTAAATCTATACCTTTAACAGTGAGATAAGCCTTCGCGAAATTCGGAATGCCATAACCCATATTATTATCTGGATTATCGGCTTGTGAGGCAGTACTTTGAATGATTTCCAATACCTGCATATTTGTTAATTCAGGAAATGCCGACATAAAACTGGCACATGCTCCGGCTATCAGGGGACTGGAATACGAGGTTCCATTTCCATAATACACCACACCGGTTTGATCCATCACGGCAGTTCCTGCACCCTGACCGGCAACGTTGGGTTTTATTCTTCCGTCGGCGGTTGGCCCCTGTGAACTAAAACTCACATAATTTCCATTTAAATCAACTGCACCAATAGTCATAATACTATCGGCATCTGCCGGAGCACCAATAAAATTCCAATCTTCGTCACCACTGTTTCCTGCGCTGTTGCAAACCAAAATACCGGCCGCTGCCGCTCTATCTGCAGCAATTGTAGCAACGGTAGTATTGCCATCCATATCAGCATAGGTATGGTCTTCTGTTATGGTATCAAATGTGGTATATCCTAATGATGAATTAATAATATCAGCGCCAATAAAATCAGCGTATTCTGCTGCCTGCATCCAATAATCTTCTTCCACTACCCTTTCGCTATCAACAACCTCAGTTCTGAATAAATAATATTCTGCATCCGGTGCACTGCCAATATATTTTCCGGGCTCATCAACAGCCATTATACTTAAAACATTGCTGCCATGTGTACTTGAAATATATACCTGATCATTATCATCCGGAAAATTAATTGTTTCAACTATTTGATTTTTATCACGTAAACTTTGAAATCCAATTCCAAAATCAACACCATAAAATCCACCATCTAAAACGGCAATTTTTATGCCCTGACCCCTGTATCCAAGATTATGCAAAAAATCAACATCAATCATGTGATTCTGATTAAAAGCGCCGCCATAAGAAACAGCATCATCTAAAGTTGTGCGGTAAAAAACGGTATTGTCGACAGGAATTCCCGTATCATCAATTAATTGATAGCGTTTAACTTTTTCGATTTTACTTACAAATGGCAATAAAGCAATTGTAGCAAGTAATGTTTCATCGTGCACTGATATACTCACTGCATTTAACCATCTGCTTTCAACGGTAACAGTAGCGCCAGCATCCTGCAATTGTTTCACGTAATCAACATTCACAGGTAAATCACTTGTGTTTATGGCGATATGCATTTTTGCTCTGCGCTGAATTGCAGCATCACTTAAATACACTTCAGGGTGTTCAACGGAATAAACAGAATTATTTTTATCAGTAAAATAAACCCAATATTTTTCTGCACTCGATTGAGCATGAACTAAAACTGAAAAAGTAATAATTGATATAAAGAGGAGACTGATTTTTTTTATCATAATACATCAATTAAGCTATTCAACAAAAACAATTCTACTTTGTTTAAAATTATTCCCCGTGAGCGAAAACAGATACACACCGGGCGCAAAGTTTTTGCGGGTATCGATGGTAAATGAATTATTCATTGCAGCGTTCAGATAAATTTTTTCTTCATACATCAAGGCGCCATCAATATTAAAAAATTGCATTAAAGCCGGCTGATTTATATTACTTTGAATCAACACATTAAAAAATGCACTTGCAGGATTTGGTAAAATATTAAAAATATCTACTGTTGTGGTATCAATAATTGTTGTATCACCGGTTGTATCAACTACTGTAGTATCAGTTTCTGACAATAAAATATCATAAGCCAAACCAAAATTCGGAATGCCGTAACCCATTGAATCATTAGGCGTTAGATATAAATGTGCACTACGCTGAACGGCATCTATAATTTCCATATTGTTTTTAGCAGGAAACGCTTGCCATAAACTCGCACATGCGCCGGCAATTAATGGCGAAGAAAAACTAGTGCCTCCTAAATAATTTACATATCCTGCCGGATCCAATACAGCAGAACCTGACGCCAACGCCACCACATTTGGTTTTAAACGTCCATCAAATGTTGGTCCGTATCCACTGAACGCAACGTGTATTCCCGCCGTGTCAACACCACCAATTGTAAATACACTATCACCATCTGCAGGCATCGAAACATAATGCCATGATGCAGCACCTTCATTACCTGCACTATTACAAACTAAAATACCTTTTGATGCAGCCAAATCACCCGCTTTGGTAACAATTGTAGTATTACCATCTAAATCTTCATAAGTATGATTTTGACCCGGATCATCGAAAGTTGTATATCCTAATGAGGAGTTAATGATATCTGCACCCACACTATCTGCTTTTTCTGATGCAGCTAACCAATAATCTTCTTCTACAACATATTCACTATCGGCAATTTCAGTCCGGAATAAATAAAAATTTGCATCAGGTGCTGAACCTGAAAATGTATCAGCAACATCTCCGCCAATTACACTCATTACCCAACTGCCATGTACGCCGGAATAAATATTAAACACTTCATTATTGTGGTCAGGGAAATTACGCACACCAAGAATTTGACCTTTATCCCAAAAACTTTGAAATAACGTTGCTGTATCAACACCAAAAAAACCGGCATCAATTACTGCAATTACCATATCGCCACCTGTAAATCCTAAATCGAGAACGGTATCCAGATTTATTTGCTCAATTTGTTTAGTTGCATAGCCGAAAATTCCGGTTACATCAGTAGTTGATGCCGTTCTGTAAAATACATTATTATTATATGGCAGATTATTTTCATCTTCCCTAATCATTTTTTTAACCGGTGTTATGCTTTGCACAAAATCCAATTGACTAACCACCGCAACCTGCTCCTGCGTTAAATTTGCGCTAATTGCATTTAACCATCTTGATACAACAATTGGTTGAATATTTTGCGTCTGCAAGGTCTGAATATAATTTTCATTTACAGGAAAATCGGTAAATGAAATAGCAATATCATAACGTGTTCTTCTTTCGATAGCGCGTTGTGATAAATATTGTTCGGGTGCATTTTTAAATGTTGAAGTATTGCCTTTATCGGTAAAATAAATCCAGTATTTTGATGTAATTACAGTTTGTTCCGGTAATAAAACTGCTTTCCCTTCAGCAACATTTATCTGCGCATAAAATAATTGAAATGAAAAAATACTAATAATAAAAAGGAGTAATTTTTGCTTCATCGTTGTATAAATAACTTATTAATTAAAATCTATTATTCTGAGTTTGACACTATACCCGCATTCCACCCGCTCTGTCCAGGGACAGCTTGGGCAGGTTAAATCCTGTGTATAATAATGATAAAAATCCTGTTGAATTAATCCGACATTTTCTGCATAAATTTCTTCAGCATAATCAAACCAAATTAAATTGGAATCACCTTCCTGAATTACTTTAATGGTATTATCAAAATTAAATCCGTTTAATGAATAGGGCAATCCTACATTTTTATAAGTGTATTCCCAATCTTCATAAAAATCCAACTGATTACAATCTTCCGCAACGGGAATATCTTCTAACCCACCTAAATATACATTACCTGCCCAGTTGGTTTGTTCTTTTACAGGGGTAATCAGTTTTATAAAACGCAAATTATTTTCTACTTTCTGAATTTGCCCGTCAATTGCCAAAACACTCCAAACATTCGTAATATTCCAGTTTACACTATCCGGCTCACGACGATACCGTTCAATGGTATAATTTAAATGTTGATTTAAATCGTAAAAAGTATCAACCAATATTTCTTTAATTTCCCATGCAACAGTATCGTTTGGAATTGTTTCATGGTAATTAATACTATCTACTGTGTACACAACAAATTTCCCAATCGATAACGGATAATATTCGAAGGGCGTATCCATTTCCGAATTATCCGTAGTTTCTTCACACGAATAAATGCCGGTTAACAGCAGTGCAAACAATAAAATTAAAATTGATTGATTACGCATAATGTCAATTTTGAAATACACCATGCGAGCGAGCATTTATTTCATAAACGAACTTAAAATATGTCCTCCGCCAATTACATCATTGCCTTCATAAAACACTGCACTTTGGCCCGGTGTAATGGCACTGACATTTTCGTCGAACTCTACCCGCAAAAGGTCATTCCCTTCCAAAGATAACATACTTTCCGTACCTGCGTTTTTATATCTGATTTTTGTTACAGAACGATGACCCGGCTCAACAGCGGCATACTTTTGCATGTTAAGATGGTGCACAAACATGCCATTGCGCAACAAAGCATCTTCTTTACCCAAAACAACCACATTTTCATCAGGTTTTATAGATGTAACAAAGTATGGTTCACCTAATGCAATGCCTAAACCTTTGCGTTGGCCGATGGTATAAAAAGGATATCCTTTATGTTTTCCTAAAATATTGCCTTCCTCATCCACAAACAAACCACCGTCTACTTTTTCTTCCAGGCCTGCTACTTTACGTTTCAAAAATCCACGGTAATCGTTATCAGGCACAAAACAAATTTCATAACTCTCCGCTTTATTGGCCAATTCAAAATAGCCCATTTGGCGCGCCATTTCACGAATTTCTGTTTTGCGGATATTCCCCACCGGAAATTTTGTTCTTGCCATACATGCCTGACTGAGCCCCCAAAGCACATAACTTTGGTCCTTATGCTCATCTAAACCTTTAGAAATATAAAAACGACCATTATCGGCATGTTGATTCATTTGCGCATAATGACCGGTTGCTATAAACTCACAGTCCATTTGGTCGGCACGTTTTAATAAAGCTTCCCATTTAATATGCGTATTGCACAACACACAAGGGTTTGGCGTGCGGCCGGATAAATATTCATCAACAAAATTGTCAATTACATAATCACCAAATTCTTCGCGAATGTCAATAATAAAATGGTGAAATTGTTTTTCAACGGCAATGGTTCTGGCGTCGTTTATGGAGTCGAGACTGCAACAACCTGTCTCCTTTTTGGAGCCTCCACTGGATGCATAATCCCATGTTTTCATGGTAATACCCACCACTTCGTAACCTTGTTCATGTAACAAAATTGCCGTAACGGTGCTGTCTATACCACCACTCATTGCCACCAGTATTTTTCCGTGCTTGCTCATCGTTTGCTTTGCAAAGTTACAAACTTAGGGTGCAGAAAGTTCAATTTAGTGCGGAGGATTGGCCTGTAAGCCTGTTTGATTTGCCAAAAAAGGATAACATTTGCCTTTATAATTGCTTCAAAATATTGCGCACCATTCCCTGGCCTTCGTAAACCATTCCGGAATAAATCTGCACCAAATTGGCGCCACGGTTGGTTTTTTCAATCACATCCATGTGGTTCATAATGCCGCCAACGCCAATCAAAGGCATGTCGTTGCCCAGCTCGCGACGTAAATA comes from Bacteroidota bacterium and encodes:
- a CDS encoding MmcQ/YjbR family DNA-binding protein, with protein sequence MVSAAACSKIILALADVTSAPHFDRTAFKTNKRIFATMAADGLSLNVKLTKVDQSVFCAFDDTVIFPVPNKWGLQGWTTVNLQKVLPSTLSDVLNVAHTTMKNYKPGKM
- a CDS encoding S8 family peptidase, which encodes MKQKLLLFIISIFSFQLFYAQINVAEGKAVLLPEQTVITSKYWIYFTDKGNTSTFKNAPEQYLSQRAIERRTRYDIAISFTDFPVNENYIQTLQTQNIQPIVVSRWLNAISANLTQEQVAVVSQLDFVQSITPVKKMIREDENNLPYNNNVFYRTASTTDVTGIFGYATKQIEQINLDTVLDLGFTGGDMVIAVIDAGFFGVDTATLFQSFWDKGQILGVRNFPDHNNEVFNIYSGVHGSWVMSVIGGDVADTFSGSAPDANFYLFRTEIADSEYVVEEDYWLAASEKADSVGADIINSSLGYTTFDDPGQNHTYEDLDGNTTIVTKAGDLAASKGILVCNSAGNEGAASWHYVSMPADGDSVFTIGGVDTAGIHVAFSGYGPTFDGRLKPNVVALASGSAVLDPAGYVNYLGGTSFSSPLIAGACASLWQAFPAKNNMEIIDAVQRSAHLYLTPNDSMGYGIPNFGLAYDILLSETDTTVVDTTGDTTIIDTTTVDIFNILPNPASAFFNVLIQSNINQPALMQFFNIDGALMYEEKIYLNAAMNNSFTIDTRKNFAPGVYLFSLTGNNFKQSRIVFVE
- the mnmA gene encoding tRNA 2-thiouridine(34) synthase MnmA, with amino-acid sequence MSKHGKILVAMSGGIDSTVTAILLHEQGYEVVGITMKTWDYASSGGSKKETGCCSLDSINDARTIAVEKQFHHFIIDIREEFGDYVIDNFVDEYLSGRTPNPCVLCNTHIKWEALLKRADQMDCEFIATGHYAQMNQHADNGRFYISKGLDEHKDQSYVLWGLSQACMARTKFPVGNIRKTEIREMARQMGYFELANKAESYEICFVPDNDYRGFLKRKVAGLEEKVDGGLFVDEEGNILGKHKGYPFYTIGQRKGLGIALGEPYFVTSIKPDENVVVLGKEDALLRNGMFVHHLNMQKYAAVEPGHRSVTKIRYKNAGTESMLSLEGNDLLRVEFDENVSAITPGQSAVFYEGNDVIGGGHILSSFMK
- a CDS encoding S8 family peptidase, with amino-acid sequence MIKKISLLFISIITFSVLVHAQSSAEKYWVYFTDKNNSVYSVEHPEVYLSDAAIQRRAKMHIAINTSDLPVNVDYVKQLQDAGATVTVESRWLNAVSISVHDETLLATIALLPFVSKIEKVKRYQLIDDTGIPVDNTVFYRTTLDDAVSYGGAFNQNHMIDVDFLHNLGYRGQGIKIAVLDGGFYGVDFGIGFQSLRDKNQIVETINFPDDNDQVYISSTHGSNVLSIMAVDEPGKYIGSAPDAEYYLFRTEVVDSERVVEEDYWMQAAEYADFIGADIINSSLGYTTFDTITEDHTYADMDGNTTVATIAADRAAAAGILVCNSAGNSGDEDWNFIGAPADADSIMTIGAVDLNGNYVSFSSQGPTADGRIKPNVAGQGAGTAVMDQTGVVYYGNGTSYSSPLIAGACASFMSAFPELTNMQVLEIIQSTASQADNPDNNMGYGIPNFAKAYLTVKGIDLPEDQMISIMPNPAADVVSIFITAKETGDAHVYIYDIAGQILYTQEISMTDGKVIPVFFNNLNILATGMYIIKLVGDVYTESQKFLVK
- a CDS encoding GNAT family N-acetyltransferase: MLELNFNPFPILTGKRLILRQITIKDANALYELRSSEVVMRYIDKPLAKTVHDAVELIEKIMDNLTYNEGITWAICLADDMRMIGTIGFYRFKKEHYRAEIGYLLLPEFHGKGIMFEAIQLVVEFGFKQLNIHSIEAVVNPENNASIKILEKNGFIREAYYVEDYYFEGKFLDSAVYSLLEKNFIQK